One window of the Candidatus Chryseobacterium colombiense genome contains the following:
- a CDS encoding YtxH domain-containing protein, whose amino-acid sequence MSRKGNNTAGILAGLLAGAAAGVILGMLYAPEEGKETRKKIKNKANDLKDQAKNKYGEVSEKVKDQYGSISSTFKETASSVAHTVKDGYDKYKDQIVAKTTDVVKDVEAELNDLKS is encoded by the coding sequence ATGTCTAGAAAAGGAAACAATACAGCTGGAATTTTAGCAGGACTTCTTGCAGGAGCTGCTGCAGGGGTTATTTTAGGAATGCTTTATGCTCCGGAAGAAGGAAAAGAAACAAGAAAGAAAATTAAAAATAAAGCGAATGATCTTAAAGATCAGGCTAAAAATAAGTACGGAGAAGTTTCTGAAAAGGTAAAAGATCAGTATGGCAGTATCTCGTCTACCTTTAAAGAAACGGCAAGCAGCGTGGCTCATACAGTAAAGGATGGCTATGATAAATACAAAGATCAAATTGTTGCTAAAACTACAGATGTTGTAAAAGATGTAGAAGCAGAATTGAATGATCTGAAATCATAA
- the cmk gene encoding (d)CMP kinase: protein MKKPVIAIDGYSSTGKSSISKVIAERLGLIHLDTGALYRGVTWFALQNCLNEDGTINLDELFSSFDQIELEFKNVGTELVLFLNHIDISKPIRTNEVSDNVSMVAKQKEVRDFLLQSQRSLAEKGGIIMDGRDIGTVVLPDADYKFFLTASIEERTKRRYQELIGLGIPAEEQQVKENLIERDRIDSEREIAPLRQADDAIVIDNSLLTKEQTIESILAYIQKI, encoded by the coding sequence ATGAAAAAACCTGTAATTGCAATTGATGGGTACTCATCTACCGGAAAAAGTTCAATATCTAAAGTTATTGCTGAAAGGCTTGGATTGATTCACTTAGATACAGGCGCCCTTTACAGAGGAGTAACCTGGTTTGCTCTTCAGAATTGCCTTAATGAAGATGGAACGATCAATTTGGATGAATTATTTTCTTCATTTGACCAGATTGAACTGGAATTTAAAAATGTGGGAACAGAACTTGTTCTTTTTCTTAATCATATTGATATTTCTAAGCCTATTAGAACCAATGAAGTTTCAGATAATGTAAGCATGGTTGCCAAACAGAAAGAAGTGAGAGATTTTTTATTGCAATCGCAACGTTCTCTGGCTGAAAAAGGCGGAATTATCATGGATGGAAGAGATATAGGAACGGTGGTTCTTCCCGATGCAGATTACAAATTTTTTCTTACGGCAAGTATAGAGGAGAGAACTAAAAGAAGATATCAGGAACTGATAGGATTAGGAATACCGGCCGAGGAACAGCAGGTAAAAGAAAATCTGATCGAACGTGACAGAATAGACAGTGAAAGGGAAATTGCGCCATTAAGGCAGGCCGATGATGCTATTGTCATAGATAACAGCCTTTTGACCAAGGAACAGACTATAGAGAGTATATTAGCCTATATTCAGAAGATTTAA
- a CDS encoding phage holin family protein has protein sequence MIETIKEYASKRIDLLKLEATEKSSLSAGIITYLVIMLVAFAFFIILFNFGIAFLIGKALDNTSYGFLIVAAFYFVIMIFIVAFKQKIVYSVADKVIKFLNH, from the coding sequence ATGATAGAAACTATTAAAGAATATGCGTCGAAGAGGATAGATCTGCTGAAACTGGAAGCCACGGAAAAGTCTTCGCTTTCTGCGGGTATTATTACTTATCTTGTTATCATGCTGGTTGCTTTTGCATTTTTCATTATTCTTTTTAATTTTGGAATTGCATTTCTTATAGGAAAGGCACTGGATAATACTTCTTACGGTTTTTTAATTGTTGCTGCATTTTATTTCGTTATTATGATTTTCATTGTAGCTTTCAAACAAAAAATAGTATATTCTGTAGCAGATAAGGTAATAAAATTTTTAAATCATTAG